A window from Mesorhizobium sp. WSM2240 encodes these proteins:
- a CDS encoding transglutaminase domain-containing protein, producing MSQQLHSASVPELPRPIFDYYSQPEGMSDAGKYAGLLQDLPGDVAALTEIVQGLAIHQYAASYYGVTVPEARKRESHLRSVEAILDGILALDGRPLAEARPPEKRVVGVCHHFALLLVAMLRAHEIPARYRSGFGSYFNAPYFEDHVVCEYWDLDKGRWSLADPQFDEKWRAGAKIDHDVLDVPRDRYLIAADAWSQCRSGRADPSKFGIFAGEQRGFWFIAGDLVRDVAGLNKAEMLPWDCWGAMPRPKELSEDQFGFFDRLAELTHDPDASFDELRQCYVGDERLRVPKTVFNAVLQRPEAVEAA from the coding sequence ATGTCGCAACAGCTTCATTCAGCTTCTGTCCCGGAACTGCCGCGCCCGATTTTTGACTACTATTCGCAGCCGGAAGGCATGTCTGACGCCGGCAAGTATGCCGGGCTGCTGCAAGACCTGCCGGGCGACGTAGCTGCACTGACAGAAATCGTGCAGGGATTGGCGATCCATCAATACGCCGCGTCCTATTACGGCGTGACCGTTCCGGAGGCTCGGAAGCGCGAATCCCATCTTCGCTCGGTCGAGGCGATCCTGGATGGAATCCTCGCCTTGGACGGCCGCCCGCTCGCCGAAGCGCGGCCGCCTGAAAAGCGCGTTGTCGGCGTCTGCCATCATTTCGCGCTGCTGCTCGTTGCCATGCTGCGCGCCCACGAAATTCCCGCGCGTTATCGCTCAGGCTTCGGTTCCTATTTCAACGCGCCGTATTTCGAGGATCATGTGGTCTGTGAGTATTGGGACCTGGACAAAGGTCGCTGGTCGCTGGCCGATCCGCAATTCGACGAGAAATGGCGGGCGGGCGCCAAGATCGACCACGACGTGCTCGACGTGCCGCGCGACCGCTACCTGATTGCCGCCGACGCATGGTCGCAATGCCGCTCAGGCAGGGCCGATCCGTCGAAGTTCGGCATCTTTGCCGGTGAGCAGCGCGGCTTCTGGTTCATCGCCGGAGATCTGGTGCGCGATGTGGCCGGGCTTAACAAGGCCGAGATGCTGCCTTGGGATTGCTGGGGCGCGATGCCTCGGCCCAAGGAGCTTTCGGAGGATCAGTTCGGCTTCTTCGATCGGCTCGCCGAGCTGACACACGACCCGGATGCTTCGTTCGACGAACTGCGCCAATGCTACGTAGGCGACGAACGCCTGCGCGTGCCGAAAACCGTGTTCAACGCGGTGCTGCAGCGGCCGGAAGCCGTCGAGGCAGCATGA
- a CDS encoding TrkH family potassium uptake protein: MNRIAVRAAIHIAAVFAIYLSVAMLVPAAVDLYFGNRDWRVFAFSALFMGGLAMAVALATQGRAPQVTTRFAFLLVNLLWVTMAIAGAVPLAASSVGISVADAIFESVSAITTTGSTVLTGLDTMPPGLLLWRSILQWFGGLGVIALGVFILPFLNVGGVSYFKIESSDIEDRPFERFSTYAVSFLAIYAGLTLACAILYSMAGMTGFDALNHSLTTLATGGFSTHDASLGFYADKPAVLWVGTLFMFIGGLPFSILILFLVRGRLDALGDPQMRVFAGYCTVFIVGVAIYLRVNADMPFLDAFTHAAFNFVSIITTCGYASADYLQWGPFAVACIFVATFLGGCSGSTAGGIKAYRFLIVFELMSNGLRRLVYPHTVLPVRYGDRTVDPDMQRAVVLFISAFFVIWAIGTILLAATGLDLVTAMSSVLTALTNVGPGLGDIIGPSGNFSTLPEAAKWLLPIWMLLGRLEILAVLVIFTPTFWAR, from the coding sequence GTGAATAGAATTGCCGTTCGCGCCGCGATCCACATTGCAGCCGTCTTCGCCATCTATCTCTCCGTCGCGATGCTGGTTCCGGCGGCGGTCGATCTTTATTTCGGCAACAGGGACTGGCGGGTTTTTGCCTTTTCGGCGCTGTTCATGGGCGGCCTGGCCATGGCAGTGGCGCTCGCAACCCAAGGCCGCGCACCGCAGGTGACTACACGTTTTGCATTCCTTCTGGTCAACCTGCTTTGGGTGACCATGGCGATTGCAGGAGCAGTGCCCCTTGCCGCCTCTTCCGTCGGCATCAGTGTTGCCGACGCGATCTTCGAATCGGTCTCGGCGATCACCACGACCGGTTCGACCGTGCTCACCGGTCTCGACACTATGCCGCCGGGGTTGCTGCTGTGGCGGTCGATCCTGCAGTGGTTCGGTGGACTTGGCGTCATCGCGCTTGGCGTGTTCATCCTGCCCTTTCTCAATGTGGGAGGCGTGTCCTACTTCAAGATCGAATCTTCGGACATCGAGGATCGCCCCTTCGAGCGCTTCTCCACTTATGCAGTGAGCTTCCTCGCCATCTACGCCGGGCTTACGCTCGCCTGCGCAATTCTCTACTCCATGGCCGGCATGACCGGCTTCGACGCGCTGAACCATTCGCTGACGACGCTGGCCACCGGCGGCTTTTCTACGCACGACGCCTCGCTAGGCTTCTATGCAGACAAACCGGCGGTGCTTTGGGTCGGCACGCTGTTCATGTTCATTGGCGGATTGCCCTTTTCCATCCTGATCCTTTTTCTGGTGCGCGGTCGCCTCGACGCTCTGGGCGACCCGCAAATGCGGGTCTTCGCCGGCTATTGCACCGTTTTCATCGTCGGCGTGGCGATATATCTGCGGGTGAACGCCGACATGCCCTTCCTGGACGCTTTCACCCATGCCGCGTTCAACTTCGTATCGATCATTACGACATGCGGCTATGCAAGCGCCGATTACCTGCAATGGGGGCCGTTTGCGGTCGCCTGCATCTTCGTCGCCACATTCCTTGGCGGCTGTTCGGGATCGACCGCTGGAGGGATCAAGGCATACCGGTTCCTGATCGTGTTCGAGCTCATGTCCAACGGCCTGCGGCGCCTGGTCTACCCACACACGGTCCTGCCAGTCCGCTACGGCGACCGCACGGTCGACCCAGACATGCAGCGGGCTGTCGTGCTTTTCATTTCAGCCTTCTTCGTGATCTGGGCGATCGGTACGATCCTGCTTGCCGCCACGGGACTCGATTTGGTGACGGCGATGAGTTCGGTTCTGACCGCCCTCACGAATGTCGGCCCGGGACTTGGCGATATCATCGGCCCCTCCGGGAATTTCTCGACCCTCCCTGAAGCTGCAAAATGGCTACTCCCGATATGGATGCTGCTTGGCCGCCTAGAAATCCTCGCCGTGCTGGTGATTTTCACGCCGACCTTCTGGGCGCGTTGA
- a CDS encoding SRPBCC domain-containing protein, whose protein sequence is MAHAIDKAGEAEFELAITRIFDAPRSLVFKVWSAPEHLMRWWGPKDFTCTLARTDFRPGGAWRTSIRSPEGTDHGARGVYREIVEPERLVFTFAWDGSGETLVTVTFEDHDGRTKLTFRQTPFDTIESRDSHQEGWGECLDRLEAYLASAPSA, encoded by the coding sequence ATGGCCCACGCAATTGACAAGGCGGGAGAAGCCGAATTCGAGCTAGCCATCACCCGGATCTTCGATGCGCCGCGCAGCCTGGTGTTCAAGGTCTGGAGCGCGCCGGAGCATCTGATGCGCTGGTGGGGTCCGAAGGATTTTACCTGCACGCTGGCCAGGACGGATTTCCGCCCCGGCGGAGCCTGGCGAACCTCCATCCGCTCGCCCGAGGGGACCGATCACGGCGCGCGGGGCGTCTATCGCGAAATCGTTGAGCCGGAACGCCTTGTCTTCACCTTCGCCTGGGATGGCAGCGGAGAGACGCTGGTCACCGTGACGTTCGAGGATCACGACGGCCGGACGAAGCTAACCTTCCGCCAGACGCCTTTCGACACGATAGAAAGCCGCGACTCGCATCAGGAAGGCTGGGGCGAATGCCTCGACCGGCTGGAGGCATATCTGGCGTCCGCGCCATCTGCATGA
- a CDS encoding MFS transporter, which produces MAGIAALAIAYVLSQFYRSFMAVLTPVLTDELGATKAELSLASGAFFISFALSQFAIGVSLDRFGPRRTAAALLAFGGGGGAFLFAAATKPWMITAAMTLIGIGCAPVLMASLFIFARIYSTARFAVLTSWLVAFGTAGNVIGASPLANAAEAFGWRPVMAALGLVTLLTAAAVMVLVRDPDRPQGVHISGTGFAGYGELMRMRVLWPIIPLTAINYAATAGIRGLWAGPYLADVYGADTLVIGEVTLFMALAMVAGSFVYGPLDTIFRTRKWVAVGGNFISLLAISYLAVNTVTGIPSTTLVLVVIGVCGMGYGLLMAHARAFLPPHLIGRGVTLMNFFSIGGVGVMQFATGGVVTASILPGEPAAAYTALFTFYAVVLGLALAIYLLARDAKPDKA; this is translated from the coding sequence ATGGCCGGCATCGCAGCGCTTGCAATCGCCTATGTGCTTTCGCAATTCTACCGCTCCTTCATGGCGGTTCTAACCCCGGTCCTCACCGACGAGCTCGGCGCAACGAAGGCGGAACTATCGCTGGCCTCCGGCGCCTTTTTCATCAGCTTCGCGCTCTCGCAATTCGCCATCGGTGTGTCGCTCGACCGTTTCGGCCCGCGGCGAACGGCGGCTGCCCTGCTTGCGTTTGGCGGCGGTGGCGGGGCGTTTCTGTTCGCGGCGGCAACCAAGCCGTGGATGATAACGGCAGCGATGACGCTGATCGGCATCGGCTGCGCGCCGGTGCTGATGGCGTCGCTGTTCATCTTCGCGCGCATCTATTCGACGGCCCGCTTCGCGGTGCTGACCTCTTGGCTGGTCGCGTTCGGCACCGCCGGCAATGTTATAGGCGCTTCGCCGCTCGCCAATGCGGCGGAGGCTTTCGGCTGGCGGCCGGTGATGGCCGCGCTGGGCCTGGTTACGCTCCTGACGGCGGCGGCGGTGATGGTGCTGGTGCGCGACCCCGACAGGCCGCAAGGTGTGCATATCTCGGGCACAGGCTTCGCCGGCTATGGCGAGCTTATGCGCATGCGCGTGTTGTGGCCGATCATTCCGCTGACCGCGATCAACTACGCGGCCACCGCCGGCATACGCGGTCTTTGGGCCGGACCTTATCTGGCCGATGTCTATGGCGCCGACACGCTGGTCATCGGCGAGGTCACCCTGTTCATGGCATTGGCCATGGTCGCAGGGTCATTCGTCTATGGGCCGCTTGACACGATCTTCCGCACCCGGAAATGGGTGGCGGTCGGCGGCAATTTCATCAGCCTGCTGGCGATCTCCTACCTCGCGGTCAACACCGTCACCGGCATCCCGTCGACCACACTTGTGCTTGTCGTGATTGGCGTCTGCGGCATGGGCTACGGCCTCCTGATGGCGCATGCGCGCGCCTTCCTGCCGCCGCATCTGATCGGCCGCGGCGTGACCCTGATGAATTTCTTCTCCATCGGCGGCGTCGGCGTCATGCAGTTCGCGACGGGCGGCGTCGTCACCGCAAGCATCCTGCCGGGAGAGCCCGCCGCGGCCTATACGGCGCTTTTCACCTTCTATGCCGTGGTGCTCGGCCTGGCGCTCGCGATCTACCTGCTGGCGCGCGACGCCAAGCCGGACAAGGCCTGA
- the ilvA gene encoding threonine ammonia-lyase IlvA produces the protein MTNFAEKVAAAAGGLRELFPETPLQENDYLSKKTGARILLKREDLTPVRSYKIRGAFNFFRKALAAGNYADLFVCASAGNHAQGFAFVCRHFGKKGVVFMPVTTPQQKIDKTKLFGGEFVEIRLVGDFFDDCYRAALDFTETAGAHMVPPFDHRDIIEGQATVALEIAGQMPDGRAPDIIVLPVGGGGLSAGVTRYFCEQQRETRFVFCEPSGAPSLKQSLETGKRVKLSKVDNFVDGAAVAEIGRENFRLLKDFPAEAVREIPENRLCATMIEMLNVEGVVLEPAGALAIDALKDFPRKEIRGKTIVCVVSGGNFDFERLPDVKERALRFEGLKKYFVFRFPQRPGALRDFLELLGPDDDIARFEYLKKSARNFGSVLIGIETKDRKNFEVLARRFHEAGWAYQDITDNETIAGLVI, from the coding sequence ATGACGAACTTCGCCGAGAAAGTCGCGGCAGCCGCCGGCGGCCTGCGCGAACTCTTTCCAGAGACGCCGCTGCAGGAGAACGATTATCTGTCGAAGAAGACAGGCGCACGCATTCTGCTGAAGCGCGAGGATCTGACGCCGGTACGCTCCTACAAAATTCGCGGCGCGTTCAATTTCTTCCGCAAGGCGCTGGCCGCCGGCAACTATGCCGACCTGTTCGTCTGCGCCTCTGCCGGCAATCACGCGCAGGGTTTTGCCTTCGTCTGCCGCCATTTCGGTAAAAAGGGCGTCGTGTTCATGCCGGTGACGACGCCGCAGCAGAAGATAGACAAGACCAAACTGTTCGGCGGCGAATTCGTCGAGATCAGGCTGGTCGGCGATTTCTTCGACGACTGCTATCGCGCCGCGCTGGATTTCACCGAGACCGCCGGCGCGCATATGGTGCCGCCCTTCGACCACAGGGACATCATCGAAGGCCAGGCGACGGTGGCCCTGGAGATCGCCGGCCAAATGCCGGACGGGAGAGCGCCGGACATCATCGTGCTGCCGGTCGGCGGCGGCGGCCTCTCGGCCGGGGTGACGCGATATTTCTGCGAACAGCAACGCGAAACCCGTTTCGTTTTCTGCGAGCCTTCGGGGGCGCCGAGCCTCAAGCAGAGCCTGGAAACCGGCAAGCGGGTGAAACTTTCGAAGGTCGACAATTTCGTCGATGGCGCCGCCGTCGCGGAGATCGGTCGCGAGAATTTCCGCCTGCTCAAGGACTTTCCCGCTGAGGCGGTGCGCGAAATCCCGGAGAACCGGCTCTGCGCCACGATGATCGAGATGCTGAACGTCGAGGGCGTGGTGCTGGAGCCCGCCGGGGCGCTCGCCATCGACGCTCTCAAGGATTTTCCGCGCAAGGAGATCAGGGGCAAGACCATCGTCTGCGTCGTCTCCGGCGGAAATTTCGATTTCGAGCGCCTGCCGGACGTGAAGGAGAGGGCGCTCCGCTTCGAGGGCCTGAAGAAATATTTCGTATTCCGTTTTCCCCAGCGCCCCGGCGCGCTGCGCGACTTCCTCGAATTGCTCGGCCCCGATGACGACATCGCCCGCTTCGAATATCTGAAGAAGTCGGCGCGCAATTTCGGCTCGGTGCTGATCGGCATCGAGACGAAGGACCGCAAGAATTTCGAGGTGCTGGCCAGACGCTTCCACGAGGCCGGCTGGGCCTATCAGGACATCACCGACAACGAGACGATCGCGGGGCTGGTGATATAA
- a CDS encoding DUF1697 domain-containing protein codes for MSTYIILFRGVGGATQLPTKPLREALTAAGFSNVATYINSGNAVLKSKISREKTIASVAEICKREFGFTKDIYAVTLDEWSALIAANPFPEAVAVPKFLHAAVLATQPDKTKVEALQAFASKGERIAVVGKVAYLHTPEGFGTSKLAEKFDKGIGVPNTARNWNTVLKLRELAEKVDS; via the coding sequence TTGTCCACATATATCATCCTCTTTCGCGGGGTAGGAGGCGCGACGCAGCTACCGACGAAGCCGCTGCGCGAGGCGCTGACGGCGGCCGGATTCAGCAATGTCGCGACCTACATCAACAGCGGCAATGCGGTGCTGAAAAGCAAGATTTCGCGTGAGAAAACAATCGCTTCGGTGGCCGAGATCTGCAAGCGCGAGTTCGGTTTCACCAAGGACATCTATGCGGTCACGCTCGACGAGTGGTCGGCGCTGATCGCAGCCAATCCTTTCCCCGAAGCGGTCGCCGTACCCAAATTCCTGCACGCCGCCGTACTTGCGACTCAGCCGGACAAAACGAAAGTCGAAGCTTTGCAGGCATTTGCGTCCAAGGGCGAACGCATCGCTGTAGTCGGCAAGGTAGCCTATCTCCACACGCCGGAAGGCTTCGGCACCTCGAAACTCGCCGAAAAATTCGACAAGGGCATCGGCGTCCCCAACACCGCGCGCAACTGGAATACGGTGCTGAAGCTCAGGGAACTGGCGGAAAAGGTGGATTCCTGA
- a CDS encoding metalloregulator ArsR/SmtB family transcription factor codes for MPPNQLDATFAALADPTRRAILARLASGEASVNELAQPFAMSLPAVSKHLKVLERAGLISRGREAQWRPCRLEAGPLKEVSDWVENYRRFWDDSFDRLEGYLHELQTREKPDGPRN; via the coding sequence ATGCCACCAAACCAACTCGACGCCACCTTTGCCGCTTTGGCCGACCCGACGAGGCGGGCGATCCTGGCGCGACTCGCTTCAGGGGAGGCCTCCGTCAACGAACTGGCCCAGCCTTTCGCCATGAGCCTCCCGGCGGTTTCCAAGCATCTTAAGGTGCTGGAGCGCGCCGGCCTCATCTCGCGCGGCCGGGAGGCGCAGTGGCGGCCATGCCGGCTCGAAGCCGGTCCGCTCAAGGAAGTCTCCGACTGGGTCGAGAATTATCGCCGTTTTTGGGACGACAGCTTCGATCGTCTCGAAGGCTATCTGCATGAACTGCAAACCAGGGAGAAACCCGATGGCCCACGCAATTGA
- a CDS encoding alpha/beta hydrolase, with protein MAFSAAAPFRILALALLLSGCAGQHTRELIASPTIAAPASEIAGRHRIFVATTRAEADDRREVFSGGRSPDLHYAHVDMTVPAIHKIGEIERRKKNQRADPAKFFVAADVAGYQDDAAFSKALRADIAAHGGRALVFIHGYNTSFDGAVYRMTQIAHDAKYSGTPVLFSWASGGKTVDYVYDNNSATAARDQLERTLRLVAASGAKRVDIIAHSMGNWVTMEALRQLAITNDRDLNGKLGDVVLASPDIDVDVFKAQMSRYGKPDKPFILFLSGDDHALQISRLIAGNRPRLGGYEDAADIASYGVVAIDLTKVDAGDRLNHAKFADNPTLVTLLGERLRQDSSLGADDRDVTDRIGKLTGGIGQTLTSAADIVITTPFEVLNVVVGGN; from the coding sequence ATGGCATTTTCGGCAGCTGCGCCCTTTCGAATACTTGCTCTCGCACTGCTCCTGAGCGGCTGCGCCGGCCAGCACACCCGCGAACTGATTGCAAGCCCGACGATTGCGGCGCCCGCTTCCGAGATTGCCGGCAGGCACCGGATCTTCGTCGCCACCACGCGGGCGGAGGCGGATGACAGACGAGAGGTATTCAGCGGCGGCCGATCACCCGACCTGCATTACGCGCATGTCGACATGACCGTTCCGGCCATCCACAAGATCGGTGAGATCGAGCGCCGCAAGAAGAATCAGCGGGCCGACCCGGCCAAGTTTTTCGTGGCAGCCGATGTTGCCGGCTATCAGGACGACGCGGCGTTTTCCAAGGCGCTGCGCGCCGACATCGCCGCCCACGGAGGACGCGCGCTGGTGTTCATCCACGGCTACAACACCTCGTTCGACGGCGCTGTCTATCGCATGACGCAGATCGCCCACGACGCGAAATATTCCGGCACGCCGGTGCTGTTCTCATGGGCATCGGGCGGCAAGACGGTCGACTACGTTTACGACAACAACAGCGCAACCGCCGCCCGCGACCAGCTCGAGCGGACGCTGCGGCTGGTTGCAGCCTCGGGCGCGAAGCGCGTCGACATCATCGCCCACTCGATGGGAAACTGGGTGACGATGGAAGCGCTGCGGCAGCTCGCCATCACCAATGATCGCGATCTCAACGGCAAGCTCGGCGACGTGGTGCTGGCCTCACCCGACATCGACGTGGATGTGTTCAAGGCGCAGATGAGCCGTTACGGCAAGCCCGACAAACCGTTCATCCTGTTTCTTTCCGGCGACGACCACGCGCTGCAGATTTCGAGACTGATCGCCGGCAACAGACCGCGCCTCGGCGGCTATGAGGACGCTGCCGACATAGCGAGCTACGGCGTCGTCGCCATCGACCTGACCAAGGTGGACGCCGGCGACCGCCTCAACCATGCCAAGTTCGCGGACAATCCTACGCTGGTGACCCTGCTCGGCGAGCGGCTGCGCCAGGACAGCAGCCTTGGCGCGGATGACCGCGACGTGACCGACCGCATCGGCAAGCTTACCGGCGGCATCGGCCAAACGCTGACCTCTGCCGCCGACATCGTCATCACCACGCCCTTCGAAGTGCTGAATGTGGTGGTCGGAGGAAACTGA
- a CDS encoding DEAD/DEAH box helicase has translation MNKLTNENNADLQGFAKLGITGALLKATHVAGFDMPKPVQIQAIPAHLAGRDVLAVAQTGSGKTAAFSLPILTKIVALGTKRLPKTARALILAPTRELAVQIEDTIRVLAKGLHVSTALVLGGVSRYSQVKKMAPGVDVLIATPGRLTDLVREGEVNLSDTRWLVLDEADRMLDMGFIHDVKRLAKATHKDRQTALFSATMPAEIEALARGIMKDPVHIEVAPQGTTAAEIKQSVVLARVKQKRQVLSAMLADETMRSVIVFTRTKHGADRVTRDLERDGFDAAVIHGNKSQNARQKALNGFRDGSVRILVATDIAARGIDVPGISHVVNYELPDEAESYVHRIGRTGRNGADGIAVTLCDPGENAKLRQVERIIRMKLNVTADHLGQPDPKAEPRNNDRAPREAANDRNGNNRPRGEQKPRNGFGKKPFQGKPGEERKPFRGKRRSFGSGKPASRAA, from the coding sequence ATGAATAAATTGACGAATGAAAACAATGCGGACCTTCAAGGTTTCGCCAAACTTGGAATTACCGGTGCGCTTCTGAAAGCGACTCATGTCGCTGGCTTCGATATGCCGAAGCCGGTGCAGATCCAGGCCATTCCGGCGCATCTGGCCGGCCGCGACGTGCTCGCGGTGGCGCAGACGGGCTCGGGCAAGACGGCGGCTTTCTCGCTGCCGATCCTGACCAAGATCGTGGCGCTCGGCACCAAGCGCCTGCCCAAGACGGCCCGTGCGCTTATCCTTGCGCCGACCCGCGAACTCGCGGTGCAGATCGAGGACACCATCCGGGTGCTGGCCAAGGGCCTGCACGTCTCGACCGCGCTCGTGCTCGGCGGTGTGTCGCGCTACAGCCAGGTCAAGAAGATGGCGCCCGGCGTCGATGTTCTGATCGCTACGCCCGGCCGGCTGACCGATCTCGTCCGCGAGGGCGAGGTTAATTTGTCCGACACACGCTGGCTGGTGCTCGACGAAGCCGACCGCATGCTCGACATGGGCTTCATCCATGATGTGAAGCGGCTCGCTAAAGCGACCCATAAGGACCGCCAGACGGCGCTGTTCTCCGCTACCATGCCCGCCGAGATCGAGGCGCTGGCCCGCGGTATCATGAAGGATCCGGTGCATATCGAAGTCGCGCCGCAGGGCACGACCGCGGCCGAGATCAAGCAGAGCGTCGTGCTCGCCCGCGTCAAGCAGAAGCGCCAGGTGCTGTCGGCGATGCTTGCTGACGAGACGATGCGTTCGGTGATCGTCTTCACCCGCACCAAGCACGGCGCCGACCGCGTGACCCGCGACCTCGAGCGCGACGGTTTCGACGCGGCGGTCATCCATGGAAACAAGTCGCAGAACGCCCGTCAGAAGGCGCTCAACGGCTTCCGCGACGGTTCGGTTCGCATTCTGGTGGCGACTGACATCGCCGCGCGCGGTATCGACGTGCCGGGCATCAGCCATGTCGTGAACTACGAGTTGCCGGACGAAGCCGAGAGCTATGTCCACCGCATCGGCCGCACCGGCCGCAACGGCGCCGATGGCATCGCCGTCACGCTCTGCGATCCGGGCGAGAACGCCAAGCTTCGGCAGGTCGAAAGAATCATCCGCATGAAGCTCAACGTGACGGCGGATCATCTCGGCCAGCCCGACCCGAAGGCCGAGCCGCGCAACAACGACCGCGCGCCCAGGGAAGCGGCCAACGATCGCAACGGCAACAACCGTCCGCGCGGCGAGCAGAAGCCGCGCAACGGCTTCGGAAAGAAGCCGTTTCAGGGCAAGCCCGGCGAGGAGCGCAAGCCGTTCCGCGGCAAGCGCCGTTCCTTCGGCTCCGGGAAGCCGGCTTCGCGCGCGGCGTAA
- a CDS encoding GFA family protein has translation MKKSYHGSCHCGAVRFECKLDLAPAGRRSEPELPGVWSTSTFRCNCSSCMKTRLWKGFVRAGDFRLIEGQDALADYRYASREIHHSFCRNCGVHPFGNASFEQMGGEFYAVNIYCLDDASDAELAEAPIIYENGRDDDWEHAPAETRYF, from the coding sequence ATGAAGAAGAGCTATCACGGTAGTTGCCACTGTGGCGCTGTACGCTTCGAATGCAAGCTCGACCTCGCACCGGCCGGGCGCCGCTCCGAGCCGGAACTGCCCGGCGTGTGGTCGACATCGACCTTTCGCTGCAATTGCTCTTCCTGCATGAAAACCCGGTTATGGAAGGGTTTTGTCCGCGCGGGCGACTTCCGCCTGATCGAGGGGCAGGATGCACTTGCCGACTATCGATATGCCAGCAGGGAGATTCACCATTCCTTCTGCCGGAACTGTGGGGTCCACCCGTTCGGCAATGCCAGCTTCGAGCAGATGGGCGGAGAATTCTACGCGGTGAACATCTACTGCCTCGACGACGCCAGCGACGCCGAACTTGCCGAAGCGCCGATCATCTATGAGAATGGCCGCGACGACGACTGGGAGCATGCGCCCGCCGAAACGCGATATTTCTGA